The Euphorbia lathyris chromosome 3, ddEupLath1.1, whole genome shotgun sequence genome contains a region encoding:
- the LOC136224385 gene encoding uncharacterized protein, with protein MAIEKNSFKGSRFDHEFSPNSKDTTSSDDEEVQRRVSAAESDDDDDDYDDADSGAGSDDFDLLELGETGAEFCQIGNLTCGVPFELYDLSGLEDILSVDVWNEVLTEEERFSLTKYLPDMDQDTYMRTLKELLEGQNFHFGSPVEKLFEMLKGGLCEPRVALYREGLNFVQKRQHYHHLRKHQNNMVTNLCQMRDAWLNCRGYGIEEKLRVFNIMKSEKNLMYEKMEEGLASESSEKEELGDGQWTKKAKDRMSTAKLGRNSAHGVGSNLEFPSRGPPSMGLEIAKYGKQNPKGILKLAGSKTLPSKEMTGRVPTVYQGMDVNSRPYGLPLPTSRQKGMGYESGSSLRLRDQMRIDDDGDDGDDADDAIYGVGMQRDRNMPHSVMMDKSRVLKVGKKHGIMRSDALATDSFSGFPFSLKNDAHAYGRTRNANQLSEVKAATTKVSNRRGSHEFGKKTKYPESVQHFSGGDQMKLPKGWVQQVKGNRADLSENGEPIWHSKNQGNVFSVDSSLKSDDWSVKRKKWKAGSESPNLNLKTYGSSSPPINDRILLSELRLKPSQEKIRGSFVQNGGPDKRTKKMNKMYARNEETESDSSEQFDDDDDDEEEEGSNPLIRSKFSYPTINPPLNSGLVPKRRKFVKKGMQDSPLAFDGMAEISKKVGSYSELGQTPVHPSKSKQKGKMRDSSPLHSSGIEVSENSSLFGLGKVKDDNRKRSHKIGKNGQLRESGERLHISSLKAYPFERKQKGEVSRDYNIDEEDDSLETRLLADENAIGRLGKKGRGNEAYIRDRRDRSDASLGLNSVVKKRKAKEEFNDVDGRDEDIMPPNVQQQMDDSVLVKKKGKRKVEVDIGTSDMEINEQPVSEIGAVDMEIETKPQKKPYTPITPTVHTGFSFSIIHLLSAVRLAMISPHTEDSLEAGKSDEQQNGKHEASANGVVSLENVDAGKSDCILQANVPSLTVQETVNRVRSNPGDPCILETQEPLQDLVRGVLKIFSSKTAPLGAKGWKALVVYEKSTKSWSWIGPTSHSLTDHDTVEEVTSPEYWGLPHKMLVKLVDSFANWLKSGQETLQQIGILPAPPVSLMQANLDEKERFRDLRAQKSLHTISPSSEEVRAYFRKEEVLRYSIPDRAFSYTAADGKKSIVAPLRRCGGKPTSKARDHFMLKRDRPPHVTILCLVRDAASRLPGSIGTRADVCTLIRDSQYIVEDVSDAQVNQVVSGALDRLHYERDPCVQFDGDRKLWVYLHREREEEDFEDDGTSSTKKWKRQKKDPADQPEQVPVTVAFPGNVDQSGFDLGSDLNVEPPGTADEDKRTDFAYNAAKQIMDDNAETSHVFEAGKAHEGHPMVWDTLSLNPMRDNKLLCQENSTNEDFDDGTFGRERPIVY; from the coding sequence ATGGCGATTGAGAAGAACAGTTTCAAGGGGTCTAGGTTCGATCATGAATTTTCTCCCAATAGTAAGGATACTACCTCCAGTGATGATGAGGAGGTTCAGCGTCGCGTTTCTGCTGCTGAATCTGATGACGACGATGATGACTATGATGATGCGGATTCTGGTGCAGGATCTGATGATTTCGACTTGTTAGAATTAGGGGAAACTGGGGCTGAGTTTTGTCAAATTGGGAATTTAACTTGTGGCGTTCCTTTTGAATTGTATGATCTTTCTGGTCTGGAGGATATATTGTCTGTTGATGTGTGGAATGAGGTTTTAACTGAAGAGGAGAGATTTAGCCTCACTAAGTATCTACCCGACATGGATCAGGATACGTACATGAGAACTCTTAAAGAGCTTCTTGAGGGTCAGAATTTTCATTTTGGCAGCCCTGTTGAGAAGCTGTTTGAGATGTTGAAAGGAGGGTTATGTGAACCGAGAGTTGCTCTTTATAGGGAGGGGTTGAATTTTGTTCAGAAGCGGCAGCATTATCACCATTTGAGGAAGCATCAGAATAATATGGTCACTAATTTATGTCAGATGAGGGATGCTTGGCTTAATTGTAGAGGTTATGGTATTGAAGAGAAGCTTAGAGTTTTCAATATAATGAAGAGTGAAAAGAATTTGATGTATGAGAAGATGGAGGAAGGTTTGGCCAGTGAGTCCTCAGAGAAGGAGGAATTAGGTGATGGGCAATGGACTAAGAAGGCCAAGGATAGGATGAGCACCGCAAAATTGGGTCGTAACTCTGCACATGGGGTTGGTTCCAACTTAGAATTTCCTTCACGAGGGCCACCATCAATGGGTTTGGAAATTGCAAAGTATGGGAAACAGAATCCAAAGGGCATACTGAAGTTGGCTGGGTCAAAAACCCTTCCATCAAAAGAAATGACTGGTCGGGTTCCTACTGTTTATCAAGGCATGGACGTAAATTCTAGGCCATATGGTTTACCACTTCCAACTTCTCGTCAGAAAGGGATGGGGTATGAATCTGGATCGTCACTCAGGCTAAGGGATCAAATGAGAATTGATGACGATGGTGACGATGGTGATGATGCTGATGATGCAATATATGGGGTTGGCATGCAGCGAGATCGAAATATGCCACATAGTGTCATGATGGACAAATCCAGGGTTCTAAAAGTAGGTAAAAAGCATGGCATCATGAGAAGTGATGCATTAGCCACTGACAGTTTCTCAGGCTTTCCGTTCTCATTAAAGAATGACGCTCATGCCTATGGGAGGACCAGAAATGCAAATCAGCTGTCAGAGGTCAAAGCAGCCACTACTAAAGTATCTAATCGTCGAGGCTCGCATGAATTTGGCAAAAAGACCAAGTATCCTGAAAGTGTTCAGCATTTTTCCGGTGGAGATCAAATGAAGCTGCCAAAAGGCTGGGTACAACAGGTGAAGGGTAACCGAGCAGACTTATCAGAAAATGGTGAACCAATTTGGCATAGCAAGAATCAAGGAAATGttttttctgtagactcctctCTGAAATCCGATGATTGGAGTGTGAAAAGGAAGAAGTGGAAAGCAGGATCAGAGTCACCAAATCTCAATCTTAAAACTTATGGGTCATCTTCCCCCCCAATAAATGATAGAATTTTGCTTTCTGAATTGAGATTAAAACCATCTCAGGAGAAGATTAGAGGAAGCTTTGTACAGAACGGAGGACCAGATAAAAGAACAAAGAAAATGAACAAGATGTATGCAAGAAATGAAGAAACAGAATCAGACTCCTCTGAGCAGTTTGATGATGATGACGACGATGAGGAGGAGGAGGGTAGCAATCCTTTGATCAGAAGCAAATTCTCTTACCCCACTATTAACCCTCCATTGAATTCTGGCCTAGTTCCTAAAAGGCGCAAGTTTGTTAAGAAAGGTATGCAGGACAGCCCTCTGGCTTTTGATGGCATGGCAGAGATCTCGAAAAAGGTTGGCAGTTATAGTGAACTTGGTCAGACACCAGTCCACCCATCAAAATCAAAACAGAAGGGTAAGATGCGTGACAGCAGTCCATTGCATAGCTCTGGCATTGAAGTTTCGGAAAACAGCTCTCTCTTTGGGCTGGGTAAGGTTAAAGATGATAACAGGAAAAGAAGTCACAAAATAGGGAAGAATGGGCAGTTACGAGAATCTGGTGAAAGGTTGCACATATCCTCATTGAAGGCCTACCCTTTTGAGCGAAAGCAAAAAGGTGAAGTCAGTCGTGATTACAATATTGATGAGGAGGATGATTCCCTTGAAACACGTTTGTTAGCAGATGAAAATGCAATAGGTAGATTGGGGAAGAAAGGACGGGGCAATGAAGCATATATTCGTGATAGACGAGACAGATCTGATGCTTCCCTTGGGTTAAATTCAGTGGTAAAGAAACGGAAAGCAAAGGAGGAATTTAATGACGTTGATGGGAGAGATGAAGATATCATGCCACCTAATGTTCAGCAGCAAATGGATGACTCTGTTTTGgtgaagaaaaaaggaaaaaggaaagtGGAGGTTGACATTGGCACTTCAGACATGGAAATAAATGAGCAACCTGTTTCAGAAATTGGAGCTGTGGACATGGAGATCGAAACGAAACCGCAGAAGAAGCCATATACGCCAATTACACCTACAGTTCATACTGGCTTCTCTTTTTCAATTATACATCTTCTCTCAGCAGTTCGTCTGGCAATGATCAGTCCTCATACAGAAGATTCTTTAGAGGCTGGAAAATCTGATGAGCAGCAGAATGGAAAGCATGAAGCTAGCGCAAATGGGGTTGTTTCTCTTGAGAATGTGGATGCTGGTAAATCAGATTGTATTCTGCAGGCGAATGTTCCATCTCTTACTGTACAAGAGACTGTGAACCGTGTACGATCAAATCCTGGGGACCCTTGTATTCTTGAGACACAAGAGCCACTTCAGGATCTTGTCAGAGGAGTGCTCAAGATATTTTCGTCAAAAACAGCACCATTGGGAGCAAAGGGTTGGAAGGCACTGGTGGTGTATGAAAAATCTACTAAAAGCTGGTCCTGGATTGGTCCTACGTCGCATTCTTTAACAGATCATGATACTGTAGAGGAGGTGACTTCACCTGAATATTGGGGCCTTCCTCATAAAATGCTTGTGAAGTTGGTTGATTCATTTGCTAATTGGCTGAAAAGTGGTCAAGAGACACTTCAACAAATTGGAATTCTCCCTGCACCACCCGTGTCATTGATGCAGGCTAACCTGGATGAGAAAGAAAGGTTCAGGGACTTGAGAGCTCAAAAGAGTCTCCACACTATTAGCCCGAGTTCTGAAGAAGTGAGGGCTTATTTTCGCAAGGAAGAAGTTCTCAGGTACTCCATTCCGGATAGAGCCTTCTCATACACCGCTGCTGATGGTAAAAAATCAATAGTTGCTCCCTTGAGAAGGTGTGGTGGTAAACCAACTTCGAAAGCCCGAGATCATTTCATGCTGAAGCGTGATCGGCCTCCTCATGTTACAATTCTTTGTCTAGTTAGAGATGCAGCTTCCAGATTACCTGGGAGCATTGGCACTAGAGCAGATGTTTGTACTCTAATAAGAGACTCTCAGTACATTGTTGAAGATGTATCTGATGCTCAAGTGAATCAAGTTGTTAGTGGAGCCTTGGACCGTTTACATTATGAACGCGATCCTTGTGTACAATTTGACGGAGATAGGAAATTGTGGGTGTACTTGcatagagagagagaagaagaagattttgAAGATGATGGTACTTCATCGACAAAGAAATGGAAGAGACAAAAAAAGGATCCAGCTGACCAACCAGAACAAGTTCCTGTCACTGTGGCTTTTCCCGGGAATGTAGATCAGTCTGGGTTTGATTTGGGCTCTGACCTCAATGTTGAGCCTCCAGGGACTGCTGATGAGGATAAAAGAACAGATTTTGCATATAATGCAGCCAAACAAATTATGGATGACAATGCGGAGACTAGTCATGTATTTGAAGCAGGCAAGGCACATGAGGGTCATCCAATGGTTTGGGACACCCTTAGTTTAAATCCAATGCGAGACAATAAATTGTTATGTCAAGAAAATTCGACAAATGAAGATTTTGATGATGGAACATTTGGGAGGGAGCGGCCAATTGTCTATTAA